The following DNA comes from Paenibacillus crassostreae.
GGGCAAACAGACAATTCATCGACAACTAAATCTACTGAAAATGATGGTATTTTTAATAGAGTAAAGAAAATTAATAATGTGGCTTTGACTTCATTGTACGATAAAGCAGGGACATCCAAATACAGTAGTGACTTAACAACAGCATTCCTTGTGAATAGCCAAATGGGTGATCAGTTAAGAAACTTTGATACGCGTATAACAGAAGTGAATAGACGCTTAACATTGTTGGAAACACGTTATTACAAACAATTTTCAGCCATGGAAACTGCAATTAACAAGTTTAATAGTACGTCGGGCAGTTTAACTAGTATGCTATCTTAAGATAAGGGAGAGAAATAATTTTGATAACATCACCTCACCAAAGGTATCAACAAACCCAACTACACACTGCGCCACCTAGCCAACTTCTGCTGATGCTTTATGATGGTGCAATTCGTTTTGTGAGAATGGGTATCTCGGGGATTGAGGAAGGAAACTTTGAAAAAACAAATACAAATTTGTGCAAAGCTCAGGCTGTTATTCATGAATTGACAGCTGCCTTAAATTTCGATTATCCGATCGCTAAGAACCTATCTCAGGTCTATGAATATATGATTCATCAATTGATCAATGCTAATATGAAAAAAAATAAAAAGCCTGCTGAAGAGGTTCTTTCATATTTATTAGACTTACGTGAGGCATGGGATACGGCAAGTAAGTCGTTAAATGCTAACGTGGATAATGTCTGATGAATATTATTAATGAGCAGGTCTCTGAATTAGAAGAACTAACTACGACATTAATTCAACGAATTGAGCAAGTGGATTATGAAGAATTTGTTACGTTCTCTGAGCGAAGAGAACAACTTGTTCATCAGTTGGAAATGAGTCAGGGGGATCTTACCAGTGAAGATAAACAACGTCTACGGAAAATAATCGAATCTGATGAAGTTATACTTTCAACTATGAATGCTTTGAAACAGCAAGCCAGTGAGTGGTTACTGAATCAAGGAGCAGTCAAAGAACAAAAGAATGCCTACGATTCGGGGTACACTGTAGAGAGTATGTTTATCGATCATAAGAAATAATTTATAAGGTTGGGGTTGTTGTAATGAAGCGACTTAGCGTATGTATGATTGTGAGAGACGAAGAGAAGCTATTACCCCGCTGTTTAGATAGCGTAACGAGGTTAGCCGATGAGATTATTATTGTCGATACGGGTTCTACAGATCGAACTAAAGAAATAGCTACCCAATATAATGCGAAGTTGTTTGATTTCTCATGGTCCAATGATTTTGCAGCCGCTCGTAATGAGTCGATCCTCCATGCATCAGGAAAATGGATATTAGTACTTGATGCGGATGAATACTTGGCAGAAGATGATTATGACAAGTGGAATGAGTTCTTAAATAAAGAGAAGCCAGTAGAGCATCTTGCTTATACACTTCC
Coding sequences within:
- the fliS gene encoding flagellar export chaperone FliS encodes the protein MITSPHQRYQQTQLHTAPPSQLLLMLYDGAIRFVRMGISGIEEGNFEKTNTNLCKAQAVIHELTAALNFDYPIAKNLSQVYEYMIHQLINANMKKNKKPAEEVLSYLLDLREAWDTASKSLNANVDNV